The Streptomyces halobius genomic interval GAGCCGATCCTGCGCGCAGCCTTGGAGAATGTGCTGTCCGGGCGTCCCTCGGTAGGCGAGCACCAAGGACGTGTGGTGCCGATGCTCCGCGGCGTCGCAGAAATGGACCGCATGCTGACACTCTCCGGACCCACGGCGCGGCGCGACGTCCGCAAGGCTGCGCCTCCCATGTATGCCATGGCACGGGTGATGGGGCTGATGAAGCACCGCCGCGAGAAGGTGCCCACGTGACGCGACCGGCGGCATACGCACTCCACTGCACGTCTATGCCTTGGGCATTTCCGGAAAGGGCACGGCTGCGATGAGGAGAAAGCGAATCGGCGTATCCGCCCGAGATGCACGCGCCCGGAAGGGCATCGGACGCGCCTCTTCCGTCCCGGCTGAACAGATCAGCGATGATCTGCGTCTCGGTACGGGTGACTTCCTCGAACAGCGGCGGCGCGTCGCCGCGCTGAACCTGGGAGCATCCGCCGCGTATGCGGTGGTCGGCCTGTACCAGTTCGGACTGCTGAGGCGGCTTCCCGAACCGCCTCTCCCCGGGCTGGATGCCGAGCGCGTCGACGCGAGCGGCGAGGCGTACGCCCTCCTGCGCACCCCTGATGCGGCACTGGGACTGACCAGTGCAGCGACCACCTTGGTACTCACCGGCATGGGGAGCCGCCAACGGCATCAAAGGTATCCGTGGGTGGCGTTGGCGGCCGCGGGAAAGGGCGTCGCGGATGCGGGCATGTCGGTTGTGCTGTTCGCCGAGCAGCTGACGAAGCATCGCCGAGTCTGCTCCTGGTGCACCCTGGCCGCGGCCTGCCATCTCGCTGCTGTGCCGCCCCTCCTTACGGAAGCACGAGCCGCGTTGTCCACGATCCAGCGGCGGAGGAGGTGACCGCCCGGCACCGTCGCCCTCGACGTCATTACCGCCAAGGTGATCGGCGAACAGCGTTCC includes:
- a CDS encoding vitamin K epoxide reductase family protein translates to MRRKRIGVSARDARARKGIGRASSVPAEQISDDLRLGTGDFLEQRRRVAALNLGASAAYAVVGLYQFGLLRRLPEPPLPGLDAERVDASGEAYALLRTPDAALGLTSAATTLVLTGMGSRQRHQRYPWVALAAAGKGVADAGMSVVLFAEQLTKHRRVCSWCTLAAACHLAAVPPLLTEARAALSTIQRRRR